In Phacochoerus africanus isolate WHEZ1 chromosome 14, ROS_Pafr_v1, whole genome shotgun sequence, one genomic interval encodes:
- the LLGL1 gene encoding lethal(2) giant larvae protein homolog 1 isoform X3, which produces MMKFRFRRQGADPQREKLKQELFAFHKTVEHGFPNQPSALAFDPELRIMAIGTRSGAVKIYGAPGVEFTGLHRDAATVTQMHFLPGQGRLLTLLDDSSLHLWEIVHRNGCAHLEEALSFQPPTRPGFDGASGPPSLARITVVLLVGAGDVAALGTEGGSVFFLDVPTLTLLEGQTLGPDEVLRSVPDDYRCGKALGPVESLQGHPRAPSKIVIGYSRGLLVVWNQAARCADRVFLGNQLESVCWERSGRTLVSSHSDGSYAIWSVDAGSSPTAQPTAATTPYGPFPCKAINKILWRNCASGEPLVVFSGGMPRASYGDRHCVSVLQAASLVTLDFTSRVIDFFTVHSARPEDDFDEPQALAVLLEEELVVLDLQTPGWPAVPAPYLAPLHSSAITCSAHVANVPAKLWARLVSAGEQQSPQPASAVSSWPITGGRNLAQEPSQRGLLLTGHEDGTVRFWDASGVALRPLYRLSTAGLFQTDCEHADSLAQAAEDDWPPFRKVGCFDPYSDDPRLGVQKVALCKYTAQMAVAGTAGQVLVLELSDVPSEQAVGVASVDLLQDREGFTWKGHERLIPRAGPLPWPAGFQPRVLVQCLPPAAVTAVTLHAEWGLVAFGTSHGFGLFDYRRLSPVLARCTLHPSDSLAMEGPLSRVKSLKKSLRQSFRRIRKSRVSGKKRAVAAGSKLQEANAQLAEQAGPHDVEVTPVQRRIEPRSADDSLSGVVRCLYFADTFLRDAAHHGPTMWAGTNSGSVFAYALEVPTAAAGTEKRPERAVEAVLGKEVQLMHRAPVVAIAVLDGRGRPLPEPYEASRDLAQAPDMQGGHAVLIASEEQFKVFTLPKVSAKTKFKLTAHEGCRVRKVALVTFASAACEDYAETCLACLTNLGDVHVFSVPGLRPQVHYSCIRKEDISGIASCVFTRHGQGFYLISPSEFERFSLSARNVTEPLCSLDISRPRDATPASHRLRESPKLNQANGTPGLVLAPQSCDGSPDPARSKGADTPEPPEAALSPTSVDSATSADTTLDTTGDVTVEDVKDFLGSPEESEKNLRNLSEDEARACAILIK; this is translated from the exons ACCGTGGAGCATGGCTTCCCCAACCAGCCCAGCGCCCTGGCCTTCGATCCAGAGCTCCGCATCATGGCCATTGGCACCAGGTCTGGGGCCGTCAAGAT CTATGGAGCCCCCGGCGTGGAGTTCACAGGCCTGCACCGAGACGCGGCCACGGTCACCCAGATGCACTTCCTGCCTGGCCAG GGCCGCCTCCTCACCCTGCTGGACGACAGCAGCCTGCACCTCTGGGAGATCGTTCACCGTAACGGCTGCGCCCACCTGGAGGAAGCCCTCAGCTTCCAGCCGCCCACTCGGCCGGGCTTTGACGGTGCCAG TGGCCCCCCCAGCCTTGCCCGCATCACAGTGGTCCTGCTGGTGGGTGCTGGGGACGTGGCGGCCCTGGGCACCGAGGGCGGAAGTGTCTTCTTCTTGGATGTTCCCACCCTGACGCTGCTTGAGGGGCAGACCCTTGGTCCGGACGAGGTTCTGCGAAG TGTGCCCGACGACTACCGGTGCGGGAAGGCGCTGGGCCCTGTGGAGTCACTCCAGGGTCACCCGCGGGCCCCCAGCAAGATCGTCATTGGCTACAGCCGCGGCCTGCTGGTCGTCTGGAACCAGGCCGCGCGGTGTGCCGACCGCGTCTTCCTGGGGAACCAG CTGGAGAGCGTGTGCTGGGAGCGCAGCGGCCGCACACTCGTCAGCTCGCACAGTGACGGCAGCTACGCCATCTGGTCTGTGGACGCCGGCAGCTCCCCGACGGCACAGCCCACCGCGGCCACCACGCCCTACG gccccttCCCCTGCAAAGCCATCAACAAGATCCTCTGGCGGAACTGTGCCTCTGG CGAGCCCCTTGTCGTCTTCAGCGGCGGCATGCCCCGCGCCAGCTACGGCGACCGCCACTGCGTGAGCGTGCTGCAGGCCGCGAGCCTGGTCACGCTGGACTTCACCTCCCGCGTCATCGACTTCTTCACGGTGCACAGCGCGCGGCCCGAGGACG ATTTCGACGAGCCGCAGGCCCTGGCCGTGctgctggaggaggagctggtggTGCTGGACCTGCAGACGCCCGGCTGGCCGGCCGTGCCCGCCCCCTACCTGGCCCCTCTGCACTCGTCCGCCATCACCTGCTCGGCCCACGTCGCCAACGTCCCCGCTAAGCTCTGGGCCCGCCTGGTGAGCGCCGGCGAGCAGCAGAGCCCCCAGCCGGCCTCCGCCGTCTCG AGCTGGCCTATCACCGGGGGCCGCAACCTGGCCCAGGAGCCGTCGCAGCGAGGGCTGCTGCTGACCGG CCACGAGGATGGCACTGTGCGGTTCTGGGACGCCTCCGGCGTGGCCCTGCGGCCCCTCTACAGGCTGAGTACAGCCGGCCTCTTCCAGACGGACTGTGAGCACGCCGACAGCCTGGCCCAGGCCGCCGAGGACGACTGGCCGCCCTTCCGCAAG GTGGGCTGCTTCGACCCCTACAGCGACGATCCCCGGCTCGGCGTGCAGAAGGTGGCGCTCTGTAAATACACGGCCCAGATGGCGGTGGCTGGCACAGCAGGCCAG GTGCTAGTGCTGGAGTTAAGCGACGTGCCATCGGAGCAGGCGGTCGGTGTGGCCAGCGTGGACCTCCTCCAGGACCGCGAGGGCTTCACGTGGAAGGGCCACGAGCGGCTGATCCCCCGTGCGGGGCCGCTGCCCTGGCCGGCCGGCTTCCAGCCCCGCGTGCTGGTGCAGTGCCTGCCACCGGCCGCCGTCACGGCCGTCACGCTCCACGCCGAGTGGGGCCTGGTGGCCTTCGGCACCAGTCACGGCTTTGGCCTGTTCGACTACCGGCGCTTGAGCCCCGTGCTGGCCAG GTGCACCCTGCACCCCAGTGACTCTCTGGCCATGGAGGGGCCGTTGTCCCGGGTGAAGTCGCTCAAGAAGTCGCTGCGCCAGTCCTTCCGGCGCATCCGCAAGAGCCGGGTCTCGGGCAAGAAGCGCGCCGTTGCCGCGGGCAGCAAG TTGCAGGAGGCCAACGCACAGCTGGCGGAGCAGGCCGGCCCCCACGACGTGGAGGTGACGCCCGTGCAGCGCCGTATCGAGCCCCGCTCGGCCGACGACTCCCTCTCGGGCGTCGTGCGCTGCCTGTACTTCGCCGACACCTTCCTCCGAGACG CGGCCCACCATGGCCCCACCATGTGGGCGGGCACCAACTCGGGCTCCGTGTTCGCCTACGCGCTGGAGGTGCCAACGGCAGCAGCGGGCACCGAGAAGCGGCCCGAGCGGGCAGTGGAGGCCGTGCTGGGCAAGGAGGTGCAGCTGATGCACCGGGCCCCCGTGGTGGCCATTGCCGTGCTGGACGGACGCGGCCGCCCGCTGCCGGAGCCCTATGAGGCCTCGCGGGACCTGGCACAGGCGCCCGACATGCAGGGCGGCCACGCCGTGCTCATCGCATCCGAGGAGCAGTTCAAG GTGTTCACGCTGCCCAAGGTGAGCGCCAAGACCAAGTTCAAGCTGACGGCCCACGAGGGCTGCCGCGTACGCAAGGTGGCCTTGGTCACGTTCGCCAGCGCCGCCTGCGAGGACTACGCGGAGACCTGCCTGGCCTGCCTGACCAACCTGGGCGACGTGCACGTGTTCTCTGTGCCCGGCCTGCGGCCCCAGGTGCACTACTCCTGCATCCGCAAGGAGGACATCAGCGGCATCGCCTCTTGCGTCTTCACACGCCACGGCCAGG GGTTTTACCTCATTTCCCCGTCGGAGTTTGAGCGCTTCTCCCTGAGCGCCCGCAACGTCACCGAGCCGCTCTGCTCTCTGGATATCAGCCGGCCCCGCGATGCCACGCCTGCCAG CCACAGGCTCCGAGAGTCACCCAAGCTGAACCAGGCCAACGGGACCCCGGGCCTCGTCCTGGCCCCCCAGAGCTGTGACGGGAGCCCCGACCCCGCGCGAAGCAAGGGAGCTG ACACCCCCGAGCCGCCCGAGGCCGCGCTCTCGCCCACGTCTGTCGACTCGGCCACCAGCGCCGACACCACGTTGGACACGACGGGGGACGTCACGGTGGAGGACGTGAAGGATTTTCTGGG ctctcCGGAGGAGTCCGAGAAGAATCTGCGGAACCTGTCGGAAGACGAGGCTCGGGCCTGCGCCATCCTGATCAAGTGA
- the LLGL1 gene encoding lethal(2) giant larvae protein homolog 1 isoform X4: MMKFRFRRQGADPQREKLKQELFAFHKTVEHGFPNQPSALAFDPELRIMAIGTRSGAVKIYGAPGVEFTGLHRDAATVTQMHFLPGQGRLLTLLDDSSLHLWEIVHRNGCAHLEEALSFQPPTRPGFDGASGPPSLARITVVLLVGAGDVAALGTEGGSVFFLDVPTLTLLEGQTLGPDEVLRSVPDDYRCGKALGPVESLQGHPRAPSKIVIGYSRGLLVVWNQAARCADRVFLGNQQLESVCWERSGRTLVSSHSDGSYAIWSVDAGSSPTAQPTAATTPYGPFPCKAINKILWRNCASGEPLVVFSGGMPRASYGDRHCVSVLQAASLVTLDFTSRVIDFFTVHSARPEDDFDEPQALAVLLEEELVVLDLQTPGWPAVPAPYLAPLHSSAITCSAHVANVPAKLWARLVSAGEQQSPQPASAVSSWPITGGRNLAQEPSQRGLLLTGHEDGTVRFWDASGVALRPLYRLSTAGLFQTDCEHADSLAQAAEDDWPPFRKVGCFDPYSDDPRLGVQKVALCKYTAQMAVAGTAGQVLVLELSDVPSEQAVGVASVDLLQDREGFTWKGHERLIPRAGPLPWPAGFQPRVLVQCLPPAAVTAVTLHAEWGLVAFGTSHGFGLFDYRRLSPVLARCTLHPSDSLAMEGPLSRVKSLKKSLRQSFRRIRKSRVSGKKRAVAAGSKEANAQLAEQAGPHDVEVTPVQRRIEPRSADDSLSGVVRCLYFADTFLRDAAHHGPTMWAGTNSGSVFAYALEVPTAAAGTEKRPERAVEAVLGKEVQLMHRAPVVAIAVLDGRGRPLPEPYEASRDLAQAPDMQGGHAVLIASEEQFKVFTLPKVSAKTKFKLTAHEGCRVRKVALVTFASAACEDYAETCLACLTNLGDVHVFSVPGLRPQVHYSCIRKEDISGIASCVFTRHGQGFYLISPSEFERFSLSARNVTEPLCSLDISRPRDATPASHRLRESPKLNQANGTPGLVLAPQSCDGSPDPARSKGADTPEPPEAALSPTSVDSATSADTTLDTTGDVTVEDVKDFLGSPEESEKNLRNLSEDEARACAILIK, from the exons ACCGTGGAGCATGGCTTCCCCAACCAGCCCAGCGCCCTGGCCTTCGATCCAGAGCTCCGCATCATGGCCATTGGCACCAGGTCTGGGGCCGTCAAGAT CTATGGAGCCCCCGGCGTGGAGTTCACAGGCCTGCACCGAGACGCGGCCACGGTCACCCAGATGCACTTCCTGCCTGGCCAG GGCCGCCTCCTCACCCTGCTGGACGACAGCAGCCTGCACCTCTGGGAGATCGTTCACCGTAACGGCTGCGCCCACCTGGAGGAAGCCCTCAGCTTCCAGCCGCCCACTCGGCCGGGCTTTGACGGTGCCAG TGGCCCCCCCAGCCTTGCCCGCATCACAGTGGTCCTGCTGGTGGGTGCTGGGGACGTGGCGGCCCTGGGCACCGAGGGCGGAAGTGTCTTCTTCTTGGATGTTCCCACCCTGACGCTGCTTGAGGGGCAGACCCTTGGTCCGGACGAGGTTCTGCGAAG TGTGCCCGACGACTACCGGTGCGGGAAGGCGCTGGGCCCTGTGGAGTCACTCCAGGGTCACCCGCGGGCCCCCAGCAAGATCGTCATTGGCTACAGCCGCGGCCTGCTGGTCGTCTGGAACCAGGCCGCGCGGTGTGCCGACCGCGTCTTCCTGGGGAACCAG CAGCTGGAGAGCGTGTGCTGGGAGCGCAGCGGCCGCACACTCGTCAGCTCGCACAGTGACGGCAGCTACGCCATCTGGTCTGTGGACGCCGGCAGCTCCCCGACGGCACAGCCCACCGCGGCCACCACGCCCTACG gccccttCCCCTGCAAAGCCATCAACAAGATCCTCTGGCGGAACTGTGCCTCTGG CGAGCCCCTTGTCGTCTTCAGCGGCGGCATGCCCCGCGCCAGCTACGGCGACCGCCACTGCGTGAGCGTGCTGCAGGCCGCGAGCCTGGTCACGCTGGACTTCACCTCCCGCGTCATCGACTTCTTCACGGTGCACAGCGCGCGGCCCGAGGACG ATTTCGACGAGCCGCAGGCCCTGGCCGTGctgctggaggaggagctggtggTGCTGGACCTGCAGACGCCCGGCTGGCCGGCCGTGCCCGCCCCCTACCTGGCCCCTCTGCACTCGTCCGCCATCACCTGCTCGGCCCACGTCGCCAACGTCCCCGCTAAGCTCTGGGCCCGCCTGGTGAGCGCCGGCGAGCAGCAGAGCCCCCAGCCGGCCTCCGCCGTCTCG AGCTGGCCTATCACCGGGGGCCGCAACCTGGCCCAGGAGCCGTCGCAGCGAGGGCTGCTGCTGACCGG CCACGAGGATGGCACTGTGCGGTTCTGGGACGCCTCCGGCGTGGCCCTGCGGCCCCTCTACAGGCTGAGTACAGCCGGCCTCTTCCAGACGGACTGTGAGCACGCCGACAGCCTGGCCCAGGCCGCCGAGGACGACTGGCCGCCCTTCCGCAAG GTGGGCTGCTTCGACCCCTACAGCGACGATCCCCGGCTCGGCGTGCAGAAGGTGGCGCTCTGTAAATACACGGCCCAGATGGCGGTGGCTGGCACAGCAGGCCAG GTGCTAGTGCTGGAGTTAAGCGACGTGCCATCGGAGCAGGCGGTCGGTGTGGCCAGCGTGGACCTCCTCCAGGACCGCGAGGGCTTCACGTGGAAGGGCCACGAGCGGCTGATCCCCCGTGCGGGGCCGCTGCCCTGGCCGGCCGGCTTCCAGCCCCGCGTGCTGGTGCAGTGCCTGCCACCGGCCGCCGTCACGGCCGTCACGCTCCACGCCGAGTGGGGCCTGGTGGCCTTCGGCACCAGTCACGGCTTTGGCCTGTTCGACTACCGGCGCTTGAGCCCCGTGCTGGCCAG GTGCACCCTGCACCCCAGTGACTCTCTGGCCATGGAGGGGCCGTTGTCCCGGGTGAAGTCGCTCAAGAAGTCGCTGCGCCAGTCCTTCCGGCGCATCCGCAAGAGCCGGGTCTCGGGCAAGAAGCGCGCCGTTGCCGCGGGCAGCAAG GAGGCCAACGCACAGCTGGCGGAGCAGGCCGGCCCCCACGACGTGGAGGTGACGCCCGTGCAGCGCCGTATCGAGCCCCGCTCGGCCGACGACTCCCTCTCGGGCGTCGTGCGCTGCCTGTACTTCGCCGACACCTTCCTCCGAGACG CGGCCCACCATGGCCCCACCATGTGGGCGGGCACCAACTCGGGCTCCGTGTTCGCCTACGCGCTGGAGGTGCCAACGGCAGCAGCGGGCACCGAGAAGCGGCCCGAGCGGGCAGTGGAGGCCGTGCTGGGCAAGGAGGTGCAGCTGATGCACCGGGCCCCCGTGGTGGCCATTGCCGTGCTGGACGGACGCGGCCGCCCGCTGCCGGAGCCCTATGAGGCCTCGCGGGACCTGGCACAGGCGCCCGACATGCAGGGCGGCCACGCCGTGCTCATCGCATCCGAGGAGCAGTTCAAG GTGTTCACGCTGCCCAAGGTGAGCGCCAAGACCAAGTTCAAGCTGACGGCCCACGAGGGCTGCCGCGTACGCAAGGTGGCCTTGGTCACGTTCGCCAGCGCCGCCTGCGAGGACTACGCGGAGACCTGCCTGGCCTGCCTGACCAACCTGGGCGACGTGCACGTGTTCTCTGTGCCCGGCCTGCGGCCCCAGGTGCACTACTCCTGCATCCGCAAGGAGGACATCAGCGGCATCGCCTCTTGCGTCTTCACACGCCACGGCCAGG GGTTTTACCTCATTTCCCCGTCGGAGTTTGAGCGCTTCTCCCTGAGCGCCCGCAACGTCACCGAGCCGCTCTGCTCTCTGGATATCAGCCGGCCCCGCGATGCCACGCCTGCCAG CCACAGGCTCCGAGAGTCACCCAAGCTGAACCAGGCCAACGGGACCCCGGGCCTCGTCCTGGCCCCCCAGAGCTGTGACGGGAGCCCCGACCCCGCGCGAAGCAAGGGAGCTG ACACCCCCGAGCCGCCCGAGGCCGCGCTCTCGCCCACGTCTGTCGACTCGGCCACCAGCGCCGACACCACGTTGGACACGACGGGGGACGTCACGGTGGAGGACGTGAAGGATTTTCTGGG ctctcCGGAGGAGTCCGAGAAGAATCTGCGGAACCTGTCGGAAGACGAGGCTCGGGCCTGCGCCATCCTGATCAAGTGA
- the LLGL1 gene encoding lethal(2) giant larvae protein homolog 1 isoform X2 yields MMKFRFRRQGADPQREKLKQELFAFHKTVEHGFPNQPSALAFDPELRIMAIGTRSGAVKIYGAPGVEFTGLHRDAATVTQMHFLPGQGRLLTLLDDSSLHLWEIVHRNGCAHLEEALSFQPPTRPGFDGASGPPSLARITVVLLVGAGDVAALGTEGGSVFFLDVPTLTLLEGQTLGPDEVLRSVPDDYRCGKALGPVESLQGHPRAPSKIVIGYSRGLLVVWNQAARCADRVFLGNQQLESVCWERSGRTLVSSHSDGSYAIWSVDAGSSPTAQPTAATTPYGPFPCKAINKILWRNCASGEPLVVFSGGMPRASYGDRHCVSVLQAASLVTLDFTSRVIDFFTVHSARPEDDFDEPQALAVLLEEELVVLDLQTPGWPAVPAPYLAPLHSSAITCSAHVANVPAKLWARLVSAGEQQSPQPASAVSSWPITGGRNLAQEPSQRGLLLTGHEDGTVRFWDASGVALRPLYRLSTAGLFQTDCEHADSLAQAAEDDWPPFRKVGCFDPYSDDPRLGVQKVALCKYTAQMAVAGTAGQVLVLELSDVPSEQAVGVASVDLLQDREGFTWKGHERLIPRAGPLPWPAGFQPRVLVQCLPPAAVTAVTLHAEWGLVAFGTSHGFGLFDYRRLSPVLARCTLHPSDSLAMEGPLSRVKSLKKSLRQSFRRIRKSRVSGKKRAVAAGSKLQEANAQLAEQAGPHDVEVTPVQRRIEPRSADDSLSGVVRCLYFADTFLRDAAHHGPTMWAGTNSGSVFAYALEVPTAAAGTEKRPERAVEAVLGKEVQLMHRAPVVAIAVLDGRGRPLPEPYEASRDLAQAPDMQGGHAVLIASEEQFKVFTLPKVSAKTKFKLTAHEGCRVRKVALVTFASAACEDYAETCLACLTNLGDVHVFSVPGLRPQVHYSCIRKEDISGIASCVFTRHGQGFYLISPSEFERFSLSARNVTEPLCSLDISRPRDATPASHRLRESPKLNQANGTPGLVLAPQSCDGSPDPARSKGADTPEPPEAALSPTSVDSATSADTTLDTTGDVTVEDVKDFLGSPEESEKNLRNLSEDEARACAILIK; encoded by the exons ACCGTGGAGCATGGCTTCCCCAACCAGCCCAGCGCCCTGGCCTTCGATCCAGAGCTCCGCATCATGGCCATTGGCACCAGGTCTGGGGCCGTCAAGAT CTATGGAGCCCCCGGCGTGGAGTTCACAGGCCTGCACCGAGACGCGGCCACGGTCACCCAGATGCACTTCCTGCCTGGCCAG GGCCGCCTCCTCACCCTGCTGGACGACAGCAGCCTGCACCTCTGGGAGATCGTTCACCGTAACGGCTGCGCCCACCTGGAGGAAGCCCTCAGCTTCCAGCCGCCCACTCGGCCGGGCTTTGACGGTGCCAG TGGCCCCCCCAGCCTTGCCCGCATCACAGTGGTCCTGCTGGTGGGTGCTGGGGACGTGGCGGCCCTGGGCACCGAGGGCGGAAGTGTCTTCTTCTTGGATGTTCCCACCCTGACGCTGCTTGAGGGGCAGACCCTTGGTCCGGACGAGGTTCTGCGAAG TGTGCCCGACGACTACCGGTGCGGGAAGGCGCTGGGCCCTGTGGAGTCACTCCAGGGTCACCCGCGGGCCCCCAGCAAGATCGTCATTGGCTACAGCCGCGGCCTGCTGGTCGTCTGGAACCAGGCCGCGCGGTGTGCCGACCGCGTCTTCCTGGGGAACCAG CAGCTGGAGAGCGTGTGCTGGGAGCGCAGCGGCCGCACACTCGTCAGCTCGCACAGTGACGGCAGCTACGCCATCTGGTCTGTGGACGCCGGCAGCTCCCCGACGGCACAGCCCACCGCGGCCACCACGCCCTACG gccccttCCCCTGCAAAGCCATCAACAAGATCCTCTGGCGGAACTGTGCCTCTGG CGAGCCCCTTGTCGTCTTCAGCGGCGGCATGCCCCGCGCCAGCTACGGCGACCGCCACTGCGTGAGCGTGCTGCAGGCCGCGAGCCTGGTCACGCTGGACTTCACCTCCCGCGTCATCGACTTCTTCACGGTGCACAGCGCGCGGCCCGAGGACG ATTTCGACGAGCCGCAGGCCCTGGCCGTGctgctggaggaggagctggtggTGCTGGACCTGCAGACGCCCGGCTGGCCGGCCGTGCCCGCCCCCTACCTGGCCCCTCTGCACTCGTCCGCCATCACCTGCTCGGCCCACGTCGCCAACGTCCCCGCTAAGCTCTGGGCCCGCCTGGTGAGCGCCGGCGAGCAGCAGAGCCCCCAGCCGGCCTCCGCCGTCTCG AGCTGGCCTATCACCGGGGGCCGCAACCTGGCCCAGGAGCCGTCGCAGCGAGGGCTGCTGCTGACCGG CCACGAGGATGGCACTGTGCGGTTCTGGGACGCCTCCGGCGTGGCCCTGCGGCCCCTCTACAGGCTGAGTACAGCCGGCCTCTTCCAGACGGACTGTGAGCACGCCGACAGCCTGGCCCAGGCCGCCGAGGACGACTGGCCGCCCTTCCGCAAG GTGGGCTGCTTCGACCCCTACAGCGACGATCCCCGGCTCGGCGTGCAGAAGGTGGCGCTCTGTAAATACACGGCCCAGATGGCGGTGGCTGGCACAGCAGGCCAG GTGCTAGTGCTGGAGTTAAGCGACGTGCCATCGGAGCAGGCGGTCGGTGTGGCCAGCGTGGACCTCCTCCAGGACCGCGAGGGCTTCACGTGGAAGGGCCACGAGCGGCTGATCCCCCGTGCGGGGCCGCTGCCCTGGCCGGCCGGCTTCCAGCCCCGCGTGCTGGTGCAGTGCCTGCCACCGGCCGCCGTCACGGCCGTCACGCTCCACGCCGAGTGGGGCCTGGTGGCCTTCGGCACCAGTCACGGCTTTGGCCTGTTCGACTACCGGCGCTTGAGCCCCGTGCTGGCCAG GTGCACCCTGCACCCCAGTGACTCTCTGGCCATGGAGGGGCCGTTGTCCCGGGTGAAGTCGCTCAAGAAGTCGCTGCGCCAGTCCTTCCGGCGCATCCGCAAGAGCCGGGTCTCGGGCAAGAAGCGCGCCGTTGCCGCGGGCAGCAAG TTGCAGGAGGCCAACGCACAGCTGGCGGAGCAGGCCGGCCCCCACGACGTGGAGGTGACGCCCGTGCAGCGCCGTATCGAGCCCCGCTCGGCCGACGACTCCCTCTCGGGCGTCGTGCGCTGCCTGTACTTCGCCGACACCTTCCTCCGAGACG CGGCCCACCATGGCCCCACCATGTGGGCGGGCACCAACTCGGGCTCCGTGTTCGCCTACGCGCTGGAGGTGCCAACGGCAGCAGCGGGCACCGAGAAGCGGCCCGAGCGGGCAGTGGAGGCCGTGCTGGGCAAGGAGGTGCAGCTGATGCACCGGGCCCCCGTGGTGGCCATTGCCGTGCTGGACGGACGCGGCCGCCCGCTGCCGGAGCCCTATGAGGCCTCGCGGGACCTGGCACAGGCGCCCGACATGCAGGGCGGCCACGCCGTGCTCATCGCATCCGAGGAGCAGTTCAAG GTGTTCACGCTGCCCAAGGTGAGCGCCAAGACCAAGTTCAAGCTGACGGCCCACGAGGGCTGCCGCGTACGCAAGGTGGCCTTGGTCACGTTCGCCAGCGCCGCCTGCGAGGACTACGCGGAGACCTGCCTGGCCTGCCTGACCAACCTGGGCGACGTGCACGTGTTCTCTGTGCCCGGCCTGCGGCCCCAGGTGCACTACTCCTGCATCCGCAAGGAGGACATCAGCGGCATCGCCTCTTGCGTCTTCACACGCCACGGCCAGG GGTTTTACCTCATTTCCCCGTCGGAGTTTGAGCGCTTCTCCCTGAGCGCCCGCAACGTCACCGAGCCGCTCTGCTCTCTGGATATCAGCCGGCCCCGCGATGCCACGCCTGCCAG CCACAGGCTCCGAGAGTCACCCAAGCTGAACCAGGCCAACGGGACCCCGGGCCTCGTCCTGGCCCCCCAGAGCTGTGACGGGAGCCCCGACCCCGCGCGAAGCAAGGGAGCTG ACACCCCCGAGCCGCCCGAGGCCGCGCTCTCGCCCACGTCTGTCGACTCGGCCACCAGCGCCGACACCACGTTGGACACGACGGGGGACGTCACGGTGGAGGACGTGAAGGATTTTCTGGG ctctcCGGAGGAGTCCGAGAAGAATCTGCGGAACCTGTCGGAAGACGAGGCTCGGGCCTGCGCCATCCTGATCAAGTGA